Proteins encoded in a region of the Coffea eugenioides isolate CCC68of chromosome 4, Ceug_1.0, whole genome shotgun sequence genome:
- the LOC113768920 gene encoding pentatricopeptide repeat-containing protein At1g18485 produces the protein MALVLPLFSSHHLHHHNHHHHHHHLPIRNPISNHSVQSISTPVENRSGRRNSPLEEITELCESKTLIKALNLIQENPDNSFLDPTQKALALGILLQACGVDKNIEIGRKVHELIRESIHLRNNPVLNTRVITMYAMCGSPSDSRSVFDQIRGKNLYQWNALLSGYSRNESYYDALYLFDEMISITEYMPDNFTFPCVIKACGGILDVGLGMAVHGMVVKMGLASDVFVGNALIAMYGRFGILEHADKMFEFMPEKNLVSWNSMLSVLSENGCFQESFNFFRELLMGLDGLVPDSATMVTILPACAGEGDSVMGKAVHGLVVKFGMSGDVMASNALIDMYSKCGLLEDARVTFDLNDSKNVVSWNSMIGGYSRKGLIDGTFDLVRKMQMERDKFKANELTVLNVLPCCQEASELLYLKELQGYSIRHGFVKDELLANAFITAYARCALLSTAECLFDKLERKAVSSWNALIGGCVQNGNPSKALEKYLEMAHSGIDPDLVSISSLLLACNHLKSLWYGKEIHGFVLRKGLEIDSFISTSLLSLYFSCDIPAHAQVLFDSMETRGLVSWNAMIAGYLHYRLPCAALDIFREMVSDGIQPKEITIVGALGAISRLSALHLGKEAHCFALKVDLMKDSLINCSLIDMYAKSGSIELSQTVFDQVQDKDTALCTAMISGYAIHGYGKKAHMLFQKLKKLGLKPNLCTFSNILIACNHAGMIEQGLSYLTEMHAFHNIEPKLQHYACVIDMLGRAGRFVDALELIASMPIKPDARIWSSLLSSCRNHRELDLGNEFAEKLLELEPSRAESYILVSNFFAGFGKWDDVRRVRGIMKEMGLQKDVGCSWTEVGGKTYSFIVSDEMLPDSEEIRLMWKTLE, from the coding sequence ATGGCTTTGGTGCTCCCGTTATTTTCAAGCCATCATCTCCACCACcataatcatcatcatcatcatcatcacctCCCCATTCGCAATCCCATCAGCAATCATTCAGTTCAATCGATTTCCACCCCAGTTGAGAACAGAAGTGGTCGTCGTAATTCTCCTCTTGAAGAAATAACTGAACTTTGCGAATCAAAAACTCTCATCAAAGCCTTGAATTTGATTCAAGAAAATCCGGATAATAGCTTTCTTGATCCAACCCAAAAAGCTTTAGCCTTGGGAATACTCTTACAGGCCTGTGGAGTTGACAAAAACATTGAAATAGGAAGAAAAGTCCATGAATTAATTCGGGAGTCGATCCATTTGAGAAATAATCCTGTACTAAATACTAGGGTCATTACAATGTATGCAATGTGTGGTTCTCCCTCAGATTCCCGCTCTGTTTTTGATCAAATACGGGGGAAAAATCTGTACCAATGGAATGCGCTTTTGAGTGGGTATTCAAGAAATGAGTCTTACTATGATGCGTTGTATCTTTTTGATGAAATGATCTCAATAACAGAATATATGCCGGATAATTTTACGTTTCCTTGTGTTATAAAGGCTTGTGGAGGGATTTTGGATGTGGGTTTGGGAATGGCTGTTCATGGGATGGTAGTGAAGATGGGTTTGGCTTCTGATGTGTTTGTGGGGAATGCATTGATTGCTATGTATGGGAGATTTGGGATTCTTGAGCATGCCGACAAGATGTTTGAGTTTATGCCTGAGAAGAACTTGGTTTCTTGGAATTCTATGCTTTCCGTTCTGTCCGAAAatgggtgttttcaagaaagttttaatttttttagagAATTGTTAATGGGTTTGGATGGATTGGTTCCTGATTCAGCTACAATGGTGACTATTTTGCCTGCTTGCGCAGGGGAAGGGGATTCCGTGATGGGAAAGGCTGTTCATGGTTTAGTGGTGAAATTTGGGATGAGTGGGGATGTAATGGCGAGCAATGCACTAATTGACATGTATTCAAAATGTGGGCTTTTGGAGGATGCCCGAGTTACTTTTGACTTGAATGATAGCAAGAATGTAGTATCTTGGAATTCAATGATTGGGGGGTATTCTAGAAAAGGACTTATTGATGGAACATTTGACCTTGTGAGGAAGATGCAAATGGAAAGGGATAAGTTCAAGGCTAATGAACTAACAGTGTTGAACGTATTGCCTTGTTGTCAGGAGGCTTCAGAGCTATTGTATTTGAAGGAACTTCAAGGGTATTCTATTAGACATGGGTTTGTAAAAGATGAATTGTTAGCGAACGCTTTTATTACAGCATATGCTAGATGTGCTTTATTAAGTACGGCCGAGTGTCTGTTTGATAAATTGGAGAGGAAAGCAGTGAGCTCCTGGAATGCACTTATAGGTGGATGTGTACAGAATGGGAATCCATCCAAAGCATTAGAAAAGTATCTTGAAATGGCACATTCAGGAATTGACCCTGACTTGGTTAGCATTAGTAGCCTTCTTTTAGCTTGTAATCATTTGAAATCACTATGGTATGGTAAAGAAATTCACGGTTTTGTTCTTAGAAAGGGGTTAGAAATTGATTCGTTTATCAGTACTTCACTGCTTTCACTTTACTTTAGTTGTGATATTCCAGCACATGCACAAGTTCTATTTGACAGCATGGAGACAAGAGGGTTAGTGTCTTGGAATGCAATGATTGCAGGGTACTTGCACTATAGACTGCCTTGTGCAGCTTTGGATATCTTTCGTGAAATGGTATCTGATGGTATCCAACCTAAAGAAATTACTATAGTAGGTGCCCTAGGTGCTATTTCACGGTTGTCAGCTTTGCATCTTGGGAAAGAAGCTCATTGCTTCGCTCTGAAGGTTGACTTAATGAAGGATAGTTTGATTAATTGTTCATTAATCGACATGTATGCCAAAAGTGGGTCAATAGAATTATCCCAAACAGTTTTTGATCAGGTACAGGATAAAGACACTGCATTATGTACAGCTATGATTTCTGGCTATGCAATTCATGGATATGGAAAGAAGGCTCATATGCTATTCCAGAAACTGAAAAAGCTTGGCTTGAAGCCCAACCTCTGTACATTTTCTAATATCCTAATTGCATGTAACCATGCTGGAATGATTGAACAGGGACTTAGTTATTTAACCGAAATGCATGCTTTTCACAACATAGAGCCTAAGTTGCAGCATTATGCATGTGTAATTGACATGCTCGGTCGTGCAGGACGATTTGTTGATGCTTTAGAGCTAATTGCTAGTATGCCTATTAAACCTGATGCCAGAATTTGGAGCTCATTGCTTAGTTCCTGTAGAAATCACCGTGAGTTGGATTTGGGAAATGAATTTGCTGAGAAATTGTTAGAATTGGAGCCAAGCAGAGCTGAAAGTTATATTCTAGTCTCTAACTTCTTTGCTGGTTTTGGGAAGTGGGATGATGTGAGAAGGGTCAGGGGTATAATGAAAGAGATGGGACTGCAGAAGGATGTTGGTTGTAGTTGGACCGAAGTTGGAGGGAAAACTTATAGCTTCATTGTTAGTGACGAAATGCTTCCTGACTCAGAAGAGATTAGGCTTATGTGGAAGACATTAGAGTAG